CACGCAATGCGGGAACTTTTTGAACATGACAACAGCGACGCGGTTCTGCTTATAGACGCATCGAATGCCTTCAACTCCTTGAACAGAGCCGCCGCCCTGCATAATATCAGAGTGTTATGCCCATCAATAGCGACTTACGCAATAAATACTTACAGGGAGCCCGCACGCCTCTTCATTGTTGGCGGACAGGAACTGAGATCATCCGAAGGCACTACACAGGGTGACCCACTTGCCATGAGCCTATACGCCATCAGCCTTCAACCACTCATCACGCGACTACAAGTCAAGAGCGCAGCTAGCTAATGTTGGTATGCGGATGACGCAACTGGGTGCGGCTCCCTAGGGGATGTGAAGACATGGTGGGACGAGCTCATGGTCAGTGGGCCTCCACTGAGATATTTCCCAAACCCCCAAAAATGTTGGCTCATTGTGAAACCTGAAAAAGAGCAACCTGCTAAGGAGATCTTTAACGCGACAACCATTAACATCACAACAAGCATCTAGGAGCGGCTCTTGGTTCCAGAGTTTTTTTTGAAGAGTATGTGGACGAAAAAGTTGAGGAATGGGTTGCACAAGTAACCAGACTGGCGGAATTCGCTACAACACAGCCTCAATCTAGTTATGCAGTTTTTGTGTTTGGACTAAGGCACCGTTGGACATATCTTTTAAGAACTCTGCCAGACATAGCCCCTTTTCTTGAACCGCTAGAGCGTGCCATAGCGGATTTGCTTGTGCCGGCTATCACCGAGCATGTTACCACACAGGAAGAACGGGATCTTTTGGAACTCCCAGTTCGCTTAGGCGGGCTTGGGCTAGTCAATCCAGCCAGAACCGCATCACAAGAGTATGAGGCGTCTATTAAGATCACAGGCCCTCTTGTGCGGCAAATTATCAAGCAAGCGCACGAGCCACCGGATGAGACGGAAATTAAGACCTTGCAAGCGAGTGcacgaagagaaaaagatgaaTGGTTAAAGATGCAGTGTGAGAAAGTGAGGGAATCCTTGCCTAGCAAAACTGAACGCGTGCATGGTAGAGCTAGCTACGGAGAAAGGAGCCTCGAATTGGTTGACGGTGATCCCGATAAAGGAGatgaattttaacttgaatAAAAGATAATTCAGAGATGCAATCAAGCTAAGGTATGACTGGGAGATCGCTGACCTATCGGCCATGTGCACATGCGGGGACTTATTTACCGTTGACCATACTATGGTCTGCCGGCATGGAGGGCTGATTATTCAGAGGCACAATGAGATTAGGGACTTAGAGGCGGAAATGTTGCGCATGGTTAGCACCGACGTAGAGATAGAACCAGTCCTTCAGGAAATCACTGGGGAAGAGCTAAATAGAGGCGCAAACAGAGCGCCTGATGCCCGACTAGATATTCACGCTCGCGGGTTTTGGGACAGACAGCAATCTGCGTTTTTTGATGTTCGGGTGTGCCATCCAAACGCAGATTCGTATCGAGAACTGTCTCCGAAACAGATATTCCAACtacatgaaaatgagaagaagaggcaATACAGCAGGCGGGTTTTGGAAGTGGAGCAAGGGACATTCACACCTTTAGCCTTTACAAGCACAGGTGGAATGGCCGATGAATGCAAGAGATTCCATAGCCGCCTCACAGAGCTTCTTGCGTTAAAGAAAGGAGATGACTACGCTACAACCATATCTTGGATAAGGGCAAAGGTATCCTTTGCCATTCTACGATCAGCCTTGCTCTGTCTCAGAGGAaccaggagaaagagaagagcagcCAATATATCTGACATTGACATTACATCCGAAAGTGCGCAAGCCAGAATTTAAgtagtaactttttttttcagtccaaattatatttaaatagattttttttttaggctttttataattgttattagtagtgttcttagatagtcatttttcaacagttcttttttatacacaagaagaatgtacatagggtataatattttaatatttttttaatatttatatttttaaatctgtaaacagtctatgaataaaattattatataattaataacatcctaataataataataataataataatcatcatcatcatcatcatcatcatcatcatcatcatcatcatcatccaaCGTGTCGGCTATACTCAAGCTGACCGGCAGCTTACCACCCAGTATACAGCAGACATGTTTGATATTGGACATCCATGTTGCGGTCAATGTTGAAGTCTGCTCGTTACGTGAGCATGGGACAGCGATCGATTAGCACCATTTAGCAAGCGTAACTTGTTGAACCGAATAGGTCGCATCTCtcgggggtggaagcggaataCGGGATCTCGCTTATCCATTATCATCTCTATTTTTTCTCGagttatttccttttcattgctcaaattttgtttgttattaaTCATAGTTTAGAGGTCGGGCGCATTTATGTTCATTATTcgtaaaattctttgtttcggAATGTTCAAACACTAAGTATTTCTtactcattttcttttttgaggCTTTATTCATTAGTAATCAAATTATTCCGCTTCCCTGATCATCTAAATTTCGTCCAACTGCGTTCTGCAACGATAACCAAAACTGTAACTTAAATGAAGTTATTGTGCTTCAGGACTCAGGAGACACTCCAGCACACGGTATATGACAGTTCACACAGCAACCAGGCGCCGGTTGCTTGAAGCGTGATTAGCGCTAATCACTGCTTAAGAAATTCGAAATGTATACGTtgctatggtagttaacgctggttagcgctaaccatgcatcagacaatcagacatagtttgacactactctggtttaaaatgaatgcaaaataaaaagttgCGATTCAAGACCCatatgacaccttgtgacacCTATGTAAATCAGTCTGAATCTTGTGTTGCAACTGTATCACAGATGCTCTATCATGGCCTACGTGTATCCATACCCACTCTCTCTACAAAGGGGGTACGTAGGTGCAGCTACAGGTGGTTACAGCCTAGCTTTGTTGCTGCACATAAAATAGAATGTGGGAATTAGGTAGTCACGATTGTGGTAAACTGGCCCTTCAAGTCTGCGTAGctgatttaaatttttttattcaagtgAACCAAGTTGAACACCTGCTGAAGTTGGCCGATGAGTACCAGACTAGGGGAATTATAGATCTGTGCGTGAAAATGCTGAAGAGTGAAGCACAATGTAAAGATAATGCAGTGAAGATCCTTCATTTGGCAACGTGTACACCAACTGTTAGAGATGATGAGAGGCTTATTTTGGTCCGCGAGCAGTGTTACGAAGTGACGAAAAATATGGAACTAACAGAGACTCAGGGAAGAGAGAGCTACAAGAATTTGGAAAAGGACGCCTTGGAAAGAATTCTTGTTAAAAGAATTCAACGGTTAGAAACATTCGTCAAGGATATCTACCCTCAGTTTATTGGTTTGGTAGAGGGCTGTTTGTGGTGTGTTTTGGAGAATGCAAAGGTGATATCTACTTGTCCGCAACATTTCTTAAATAAAAAACCTAAAGAAAATCTCTTAAAGCTCATGAAGGGTTGTCCAGTTTGTCGGCAAATGATTAAGCAATTGGTTGGCTACGTTGGGTCACCGCGCGTACCAAAGGTAACACCTGTACGGCGGGTATCGCGGCAAGTGTTGAATATGCCTTCGTTCAGTTTCTCATCTATAGCTACTAATTCTGTTTGTGAGCAAGTAGCTCCTACCAATAATGAATGTAAATATGGAGGCAACTGTCACTTCTACGAGGAAGTGATTACAATTATTATGGATTTCGAAGAAATAATAAGGGTTTAGAAAAACGTTTAGCCATTTCCCTTCTGTAGACcaaaaattgctttgttttattttgaacaAATAGTTTCATTAAGATGGACTTCAGGTGCTGAACAAAAACGTCTGCACATATTAATGAAGTAATACCTCTGCATCAGTCATTAACTTGCCGAGAGTGTTATCGCGGTTCACATGGggtggttttcaaatttatgtcgaaaaagcaatagcaaagtaattactccgaccTGTCACAGCGGGAGCAAACAACATAATGAAGCAATCCGAATTTCTAgtaattacctgtaacttgctcaaagcacaggaaaaatcacgcgtacaaggtggattggt
This sequence is a window from Acropora palmata chromosome 6, jaAcrPala1.3, whole genome shotgun sequence. Protein-coding genes within it:
- the LOC141884906 gene encoding uncharacterized protein LOC141884906, with the translated sequence MSIHSPVFEAMLNSVGFKEATATEIPLPGKKANEFLDFLELLYMKKIDEVQLNQVEHLLKLADEYQTRGIIDLCVKMLKSEAQCKDNAVKILHLATCTPTVRDDERLILVREQCYEVTKNMELTETQGRESYKNLEKDALERILVKRIQRLETFVKDIYPQFIGLVEGCLWCVLENAKVISTCPQHFLNKKPKENLLKLMKGCPVCRQMIKQLVGYVGSPRVPKVTPVRRVSRQVLNMPSFSFSSIATNSVCEQVAPTNNECKYGGNCHFYEEVITIIMDFEEIIRV